One stretch of Nycticebus coucang isolate mNycCou1 chromosome 7, mNycCou1.pri, whole genome shotgun sequence DNA includes these proteins:
- the WNT6 gene encoding protein Wnt-6 isoform X1, translated as MLPPVPSRFGLLLLLLLCPAHVDGLWWAVGSPLVMDPTSICRKARRLAGRQAELCQAEPEVVAELARGARLGVRECQFQFRFRRWNCSSHSKAFGRILQQDIRETAFVFAITAAGASHAVTQACSMGELLQCGCQAPRGRTLPRPSGLYGTPGPPGPHSSPEGSAAWEWGGCGDDVDFGDEKSRLFMDAQHKRGRGDIRALVQLHNNEAGRLAVRSHTRTECKCHGLSGSCALRTCWQKLPPFREVGARLLERFHGASRVMGTNDGKALLPAVRTLKPPGRADLLYAADSPDFCAPNRRTGSPGTRGRACNSSAPDLSGCDLLCCGRGHRQESVQLEENCLCRFHWCCVVQCHRCRVRKELSLCL; from the exons GGCTGTGGGCAGCCCCCTGGTCATGGACCCTACCAGCATCTGCAGGAAGGCACGGCGGCTGGCTGGGCGGCAGGCTGAGTTGTGCCAGGCTGAGCCAGAAGTGGTGGCAGAGCTGGCCCGGGGTGCACGGCTGGGGGTGCGAGAGTGCCAGTTCCAGTTCAGATTCCGCCGCTGGAACTGCTCCAGCCACAGCAAGGCTTTTGGCCGAATCCTGCAGCagg ATATTCGGGAGACAGCTTTTGTGTTTGCGATTACCGCGGCGGGTGCTAGCCACGCGGTGACGCAGGCCTGTTCCATGGGCGAGCTGCTGCAGTGTGGCTGCCAGGCGCCCCGCGGGCGTACCCTGCCCCGGCCCTCTGGCCTGTATGGCACCCCAGGCCCGCCCGGCCCCCACAGCTCCCCGGAAGGCAGCGCTGCGTGGGAGTGGGGAGGCTGCGGCGACGACGTGGACTTCGGGGATGAGAAGTCCAGGCTTTTTATGGACGCGCAGCACAAGCGAGGACGCGGAGACATCCGCGCGTTGGTGCAACTGCATAACAACGAGGCGGGCCGGCTG GCCGTGCGTAGCCATACGCGCACCGAGTGCAAGTGCCACGGACTGTCGGGCTCCTGTGCGCTGCGCACCTGCTGGCAGAAGCTGCCCCCGTTCCGCGAAGTGGGCGCGCGCCTGCTTGAGCGCTTTCACGGCGCCTCACGCGTCATGGGCACCAACGATGGCAAGGCCCTGCTACCTGCAGTTCGCACGCTCAAGCCACCGGGCCGAGCCGACCTCCTCTACGCTGCCGACTCACCGGACTTCTGCGCCCCCAACCGGCGCACCGGCTCGCCAGGCACGCGTGGCCGCGCCTGCAATAGCAGTGCCCCGGACCTCAGCGGCTGCGACCTGCTGTGCTGCGGCCGTGGGCACCGCCAGGAGAGCGTGCAGCTCGAGGAGAACTGTCTGTGTCGCTTCCACTGGTGCTGCGTAGTGCAGTGCCACCGCTGCCGCGTGCGCAAGGAACTCAGCCTCTGCCTCTGA
- the WNT6 gene encoding protein Wnt-6 isoform X2 — translation MDPTSICRKARRLAGRQAELCQAEPEVVAELARGARLGVRECQFQFRFRRWNCSSHSKAFGRILQQDIRETAFVFAITAAGASHAVTQACSMGELLQCGCQAPRGRTLPRPSGLYGTPGPPGPHSSPEGSAAWEWGGCGDDVDFGDEKSRLFMDAQHKRGRGDIRALVQLHNNEAGRLAVRSHTRTECKCHGLSGSCALRTCWQKLPPFREVGARLLERFHGASRVMGTNDGKALLPAVRTLKPPGRADLLYAADSPDFCAPNRRTGSPGTRGRACNSSAPDLSGCDLLCCGRGHRQESVQLEENCLCRFHWCCVVQCHRCRVRKELSLCL, via the exons ATGGACCCTACCAGCATCTGCAGGAAGGCACGGCGGCTGGCTGGGCGGCAGGCTGAGTTGTGCCAGGCTGAGCCAGAAGTGGTGGCAGAGCTGGCCCGGGGTGCACGGCTGGGGGTGCGAGAGTGCCAGTTCCAGTTCAGATTCCGCCGCTGGAACTGCTCCAGCCACAGCAAGGCTTTTGGCCGAATCCTGCAGCagg ATATTCGGGAGACAGCTTTTGTGTTTGCGATTACCGCGGCGGGTGCTAGCCACGCGGTGACGCAGGCCTGTTCCATGGGCGAGCTGCTGCAGTGTGGCTGCCAGGCGCCCCGCGGGCGTACCCTGCCCCGGCCCTCTGGCCTGTATGGCACCCCAGGCCCGCCCGGCCCCCACAGCTCCCCGGAAGGCAGCGCTGCGTGGGAGTGGGGAGGCTGCGGCGACGACGTGGACTTCGGGGATGAGAAGTCCAGGCTTTTTATGGACGCGCAGCACAAGCGAGGACGCGGAGACATCCGCGCGTTGGTGCAACTGCATAACAACGAGGCGGGCCGGCTG GCCGTGCGTAGCCATACGCGCACCGAGTGCAAGTGCCACGGACTGTCGGGCTCCTGTGCGCTGCGCACCTGCTGGCAGAAGCTGCCCCCGTTCCGCGAAGTGGGCGCGCGCCTGCTTGAGCGCTTTCACGGCGCCTCACGCGTCATGGGCACCAACGATGGCAAGGCCCTGCTACCTGCAGTTCGCACGCTCAAGCCACCGGGCCGAGCCGACCTCCTCTACGCTGCCGACTCACCGGACTTCTGCGCCCCCAACCGGCGCACCGGCTCGCCAGGCACGCGTGGCCGCGCCTGCAATAGCAGTGCCCCGGACCTCAGCGGCTGCGACCTGCTGTGCTGCGGCCGTGGGCACCGCCAGGAGAGCGTGCAGCTCGAGGAGAACTGTCTGTGTCGCTTCCACTGGTGCTGCGTAGTGCAGTGCCACCGCTGCCGCGTGCGCAAGGAACTCAGCCTCTGCCTCTGA